The following proteins are co-located in the Amyelois transitella isolate CPQ chromosome W, ilAmyTran1.1, whole genome shotgun sequence genome:
- the LOC132904300 gene encoding uncharacterized protein LOC132904300 — MYAVVVVFEIEYLGRTISEGQVRPSHDKVGIDAATPLIRSDVAIEGSSPNREALREMSRQRVSERLRSNQEAQDKYVNKGRKAPRGFELNSLIFLRKQAQATGKLDSCMRGPYRVVKILPQGRYELQLLAGSYGKSTQAAAEYMMPWHREWTPDVCSALFSGE, encoded by the exons atgtatgctgtTGTCGTCGTTTTCG AAATAGAATACCTGGGACGGACAATTAGTGAAGGTCAGGTTAGGCCGAGTCACGATAAGGTTGGTATTGATGCGGCAACGCCACTCATCCGAAGTGATGTGGCTATTGAGGGTTCCAGTCCAAACAGGGAAGCTCTAAGGGAGATGAGTCGTCAGCGAGTGTCTGAACGTCTTCGCTCAAACCAGGAGGCTCAAGATAAGTATGTGAATAAAGGTCGCAAAGCACCTCGTGGCTTTGAATTAAACTCATTAATTTTTCTGAGAAAACAGGCTCAAGCAACGGGGAAGTTGGACTCCTGCATGCGAGGGCCTTATCGTGTGGTGAAGATCCTGCCTCAAGGGCGCTACGAGCTCCAGCTGTTGGCCGGCTCATATGGCAAGTCGACGCAGGCAGCTGCGGAATATATGATGCCGTGGCACAGAGAATGGACTCCTGATGTCTGTTCTGCTTTATTTAGCGGTgagtga